One stretch of Oscillospiraceae bacterium DNA includes these proteins:
- a CDS encoding HAMP domain-containing histidine kinase → MIFKKIFVYFVSTILIVTVSIGMVIFYFLGNYVIDQKKTLLMNAGEKISSISTEIVKYDNNDFNNYFRIFSELSASNLESDIILANPDGSILFNTGIMYNDRDLRIPKDLIETVNGGINSSKVEKIGSFKDSSLIVGIPIKFDSHIIGGIYLITFLPEITRLRGDIIKIYLLSGLVVLLLSLILIFLFTKRVADPIKQLKLASKNLTNGDFRARVKVYNKNDEIGELAETFNDMADSIEKSENMRRSFISDVSHELRTPMTTITGFVQGILDNTIPPDKREIYLNVVLDESKRLSKLISDLLDVSKLESDEVSLELSTFNINELIRLSIISFENKFNEKNLTVNAMFESEIEEVVAEKDSIKRVVTNLLDNAIKFSYHKGIIDISTKRKGNKVYISIKNEGEGISKDDKKTIFERFYKVDKSRSQNKTGVGLGLYIVKRIINKHGEKIWIESEEGKFAEFIFTLKK, encoded by the coding sequence ATGATATTTAAGAAAATATTTGTTTATTTTGTATCAACCATTCTTATAGTAACCGTTTCTATCGGTATGGTAATATTTTATTTTTTAGGCAATTATGTTATTGACCAGAAAAAAACACTCCTTATGAACGCAGGCGAAAAAATAAGTAGTATCAGTACAGAAATTGTAAAATATGATAATAATGATTTTAATAATTATTTCAGAATTTTTTCCGAACTGTCTGCTTCTAATCTGGAAAGTGATATAATACTGGCAAATCCTGATGGTTCTATCCTTTTTAATACGGGAATAATGTATAATGACAGAGATTTAAGGATTCCAAAGGATTTGATAGAAACTGTTAATGGAGGTATCAATTCTTCAAAAGTAGAAAAAATAGGCTCTTTTAAGGATTCAAGCCTTATTGTCGGGATTCCTATTAAGTTTGACTCTCATATCATTGGAGGAATTTACTTAATAACGTTTCTTCCTGAAATAACAAGATTAAGAGGAGATATTATAAAAATTTATCTTCTTTCTGGTTTGGTTGTGCTGCTTTTGTCTTTAATACTTATATTTTTATTTACCAAACGTGTTGCAGATCCGATAAAACAGTTGAAACTTGCCTCAAAGAATTTAACTAACGGAGATTTCAGGGCAAGGGTAAAAGTTTATAATAAAAATGATGAAATCGGCGAACTTGCGGAAACTTTTAATGATATGGCCGATTCTATCGAAAAATCAGAAAATATGAGGCGTTCTTTTATTTCAGATGTATCTCACGAGTTAAGAACTCCTATGACAACTATTACAGGATTTGTTCAAGGGATTTTGGATAATACTATTCCTCCTGATAAAAGGGAAATATATTTGAATGTTGTTTTAGATGAATCAAAAAGATTATCTAAACTTATAAGTGACCTTCTTGATGTATCTAAACTTGAAAGTGATGAAGTAAGCCTTGAATTGTCAACCTTTAATATAAACGAACTTATACGTCTTTCTATTATTAGTTTTGAAAATAAGTTTAATGAAAAGAATCTTACTGTCAATGCAATGTTTGAAAGTGAGATTGAAGAAGTGGTGGCGGAAAAGGACAGTATTAAGAGAGTTGTTACAAATTTACTTGATAATGCCATTAAATTTTCGTATCATAAGGGAATAATTGATATATCAACCAAACGAAAAGGCAACAAGGTATATATATCAATAAAAAATGAAGGCGAAGGCATTTCGAAAGACGATAAGAAAACCATTTTTGAACGGTTTTATAAGGTTGATAAATCAAGAAGTCAGAATAAAACAGGTGTTGGGCTTGGACTTTATATTGTTAAACGAATAATAAATAAACATGGTGAAAAAATATGGATTGAAAGTGAAGAAGGAAAATTTGCAGAGTTTATTTTCACTTTAAAAAAATAA
- a CDS encoding trypsin-like serine protease, with protein sequence MSDFYNNNWNNDDFQNGQNFKNKEQYFTYNETYLDKKKEKKSKKPFFKFIALIVSSAILGSVITCAAFSMFIPGYIKEYARNNIVSSYSPDKFIPTTTGSVDTNTGVAKSDGTLSVVDIAKKVGPAVVGIVSTIPTQTFFGMTESQGSGSGIIISENGYVVTNNHVIEGATKVEVFLSSGDKKNATLVGYDARTDLAVLKLENDSYPYAKLGDSSTLEVGELCVAIGNPLGMEFAGSVTVGYISALNRTVETDGKTFNLIQTDAAINAGNSGGALVNTKGEVIGINTLKIASTGVEGLGFAIPVDEAKPIFDDLINHGYVKGRPVIGIVGRDISSDMAKYYNYPEGIFVEQVQEGSGAAKAGIRRGDIITKADGKRVKTIEELNKVRDTKKAGQTIRVELDRSGDIISVDITLGEEKTR encoded by the coding sequence ATGTCTGATTTTTACAATAACAACTGGAATAATGATGATTTTCAAAATGGGCAGAACTTTAAGAATAAAGAGCAGTATTTTACTTATAACGAAACATATTTAGATAAGAAAAAAGAAAAAAAGAGTAAAAAGCCGTTTTTTAAATTTATTGCACTTATTGTTTCTTCTGCGATTTTAGGTTCGGTGATTACTTGTGCTGCTTTTTCAATGTTTATTCCTGGATATATCAAAGAATATGCGAGAAATAATATAGTTTCATCTTATTCACCTGATAAATTTATTCCGACTACAACAGGCTCTGTTGATACTAATACAGGTGTTGCAAAATCTGATGGTACACTTTCTGTTGTTGATATAGCAAAGAAAGTTGGTCCTGCAGTTGTAGGGATAGTTTCTACCATTCCTACCCAGACATTTTTTGGTATGACAGAAAGTCAGGGAAGCGGTTCAGGAATAATTATATCTGAAAACGGATATGTTGTAACCAATAACCATGTTATAGAAGGTGCAACTAAGGTTGAAGTTTTTTTAAGTAGTGGTGATAAGAAAAATGCGACTTTGGTAGGATATGATGCAAGAACTGACCTTGCAGTTTTAAAACTTGAAAATGATTCATATCCTTATGCTAAACTCGGAGATTCAAGTACATTAGAGGTAGGAGAACTTTGTGTTGCTATAGGTAATCCTCTTGGAATGGAATTTGCAGGAAGTGTTACAGTAGGTTACATCAGTGCTCTTAACAGAACAGTTGAAACAGATGGTAAAACTTTCAATCTTATACAAACTGACGCTGCTATAAACGCAGGTAATTCAGGTGGTGCGCTTGTAAATACCAAAGGTGAAGTAATTGGAATTAATACATTAAAAATTGCTTCAACGGGTGTAGAAGGCTTAGGCTTTGCAATCCCTGTTGACGAAGCAAAACCGATTTTTGACGATTTAATAAATCATGGTTATGTAAAAGGAAGACCTGTTATAGGAATTGTTGGAAGAGATATTTCTTCAGATATGGCAAAATATTATAATTATCCGGAAGGAATATTTGTAGAACAGGTTCAGGAAGGCAGCGGCGCTGCAAAAGCAGGTATAAGACGTGGTGATATTATTACCAAGGCTGACGGTAAACGTGTTAAAACTATAGAAGAATTAAACAAAGTCCGTGATACTAAAAAAGCAGGTCAAACTATAAGAGTTGAACTTGACAGGTCAGGAGATATAATATCTGTAGATATAACACTCGGTGAAGAAAAAACAAGATAG
- a CDS encoding response regulator transcription factor has product MNTKVKILFCDDDKNICELARMYLEKEGFEVILASDGRQAVNGFNREKPNLIILDILMPYMDGYEVCREIRKVSSVPIIFLTAKSDTFDKVLGLELGADDYIVKPFDVKELIARIKAVLRRFDSDKGEMEKEDEVIYDNININLSNYELKINDKVVEMPPKELELLYFLAKNPNKVFTRDQLLSSVWDYDYFGDSRTVDVHIKRIREKIENKSEKWNLKTVWGVGYKFEVL; this is encoded by the coding sequence ATGAACACAAAAGTTAAAATATTATTCTGCGATGATGACAAAAATATATGTGAACTTGCTCGTATGTATCTTGAAAAAGAGGGATTTGAGGTAATTCTTGCGAGTGATGGCAGACAAGCAGTTAATGGTTTTAACAGGGAAAAACCAAACCTTATCATTTTAGATATTCTTATGCCATATATGGACGGATATGAAGTGTGCCGTGAAATAAGAAAGGTAAGTTCAGTGCCAATTATATTTCTTACGGCAAAAAGCGATACATTTGATAAAGTGTTAGGTTTGGAACTTGGGGCTGATGATTATATTGTAAAACCTTTTGACGTTAAGGAACTTATTGCAAGAATTAAAGCAGTTCTTCGAAGATTTGATTCGGATAAGGGTGAGATGGAGAAGGAAGATGAGGTAATTTATGATAATATAAATATCAATCTTTCAAACTATGAACTCAAGATAAATGACAAGGTGGTTGAAATGCCTCCGAAAGAACTTGAACTTTTATATTTTCTTGCTAAAAATCCAAATAAGGTTTTTACACGTGACCAATTATTATCAAGCGTGTGGGATTATGATTATTTTGGCGATTCAAGAACAGTTGATGTTCATATTAAAAGAATAAGAGAAAAAATTGAAAATAAAAGTGAAAAATGGAATTTAAAAACCGTTTGGGGAGTCGGTTATAAATTTGAGGTACTTTAA
- a CDS encoding small multi-drug export protein: protein MEFDTPTALRRDKVDFVKEFLISIPIPLWMKAFFASMIPFIESRYAILFFTDMGMEFWQLFLVSVIGNMVPVPFIILLFRPIVSFFLKTKMFKKLGEKLDDIAHKKASKLKKVEGWGLFIFVALPLPGTGAISGALASAIFNMRISKALPVIFAGTVVATSITTGALEIITNLITKLF from the coding sequence ATGGAGTTCGACACTCCGACGGCTCTAAGGAGAGATAAAGTGGATTTTGTTAAAGAATTCTTAATTTCAATTCCGATTCCATTGTGGATGAAAGCGTTTTTTGCATCAATGATTCCTTTTATTGAATCAAGATATGCGATTTTGTTTTTTACTGATATGGGAATGGAGTTCTGGCAACTGTTCTTGGTTAGTGTTATAGGGAATATGGTTCCAGTTCCGTTTATAATACTTCTTTTCCGTCCCATTGTTTCATTCTTCTTAAAGACGAAGATGTTTAAAAAACTGGGTGAGAAACTTGATGATATAGCACATAAAAAAGCATCTAAACTAAAGAAAGTTGAAGGCTGGGGACTCTTTATATTTGTTGCACTTCCTCTTCCGGGTACAGGGGCAATATCGGGAGCTCTTGCTTCGGCGATATTTAATATGAGAATCAGCAAGGCTCTTCCTGTTATTTTTGCAGGAACTGTTGTGGCAACATCTATAACTACAGGTGCACTTGAAATTATAACAAATCTTATAACAAAACTATTTTAA
- a CDS encoding methionine adenosyltransferase: MKKYFTSESVTEGHPDKICDQISDAVLDAILKKDKYARVACETSITTGLVLVMGEITTDATIDYQTLVRDTIREIGYDRAKYGFDCETCGVLTAIHEQSKDIAMGVDNSYESKAENSGEDLGAGDQGMMFGYACDETETLMPLPIYLAHNMSKRLTKVRKDGLVDYLRPDGKTQVTVEYEDDMPKRIETVVLSTQHSETVDMEKLREDMIELVIKKEIPENMMDENTKIYVNPTGRFVVGGPMGDAGLTGRKIIVDTYGGYARHGGGAFSGKDPTKVDRSAAYAARYVAKNIVKAGLSSKCEIQLAYAIGVAKPVSVLVDTFGTNKVPQSVIESLVEKHFDLRPSAIISKFDLRRPIYKNTAAYGHFGREDLNLPWEMTDKADILRKEANL, translated from the coding sequence ATGAAAAAATATTTTACATCTGAATCAGTAACTGAAGGGCATCCCGATAAAATATGCGATCAGATTTCTGATGCAGTATTAGATGCAATTTTAAAAAAGGATAAGTATGCAAGAGTTGCTTGTGAAACATCTATAACAACAGGTCTTGTACTTGTTATGGGAGAAATCACAACTGATGCAACAATAGATTATCAGACTTTGGTAAGAGATACCATAAGAGAAATCGGATATGACAGAGCAAAATACGGCTTTGACTGTGAAACCTGCGGAGTTCTTACTGCTATCCATGAACAATCAAAAGATATAGCAATGGGCGTTGATAATTCTTATGAAAGTAAGGCTGAAAATTCAGGTGAAGATTTAGGTGCAGGTGACCAGGGTATGATGTTTGGTTACGCATGTGATGAAACCGAAACTCTTATGCCGCTTCCGATTTATCTTGCTCACAATATGTCAAAAAGGCTTACTAAGGTAAGAAAAGACGGGCTGGTAGATTATTTAAGACCTGATGGTAAAACACAGGTTACAGTAGAATATGAAGACGATATGCCAAAAAGAATTGAAACAGTTGTTCTGTCTACTCAACACAGTGAAACAGTTGATATGGAAAAACTAAGAGAAGATATGATTGAACTTGTTATCAAAAAGGAAATTCCTGAAAATATGATGGATGAAAATACCAAGATATATGTTAATCCAACAGGAAGATTTGTTGTTGGCGGACCTATGGGAGATGCAGGACTTACAGGAAGAAAAATTATTGTTGATACATATGGTGGCTATGCAAGACACGGAGGCGGTGCATTCTCAGGAAAAGATCCGACAAAAGTTGACCGTTCTGCCGCTTATGCAGCAAGATATGTTGCAAAAAATATAGTTAAAGCAGGGCTTTCCAGCAAATGTGAAATTCAACTTGCTTACGCAATTGGTGTTGCTAAACCTGTATCAGTTCTTGTTGATACTTTTGGTACAAATAAAGTTCCTCAGTCTGTAATTGAAAGTTTAGTTGAAAAACATTTTGATTTAAGACCGAGTGCAATTATTTCAAAGTTTGATTTAAGAAGACCTATTTATAAAAATACTGCAGCATACGGTCACTTTGGAAGAGAAGACTTGAACTTACCTTGGGAAATGACTGATAAAGCAGATATTTTAAGAAAAGAAGCTAACTTATAG